A single genomic interval of Bradyrhizobium japonicum USDA 6 harbors:
- a CDS encoding CsbD family protein produces the protein MENDRIAGSAKEFAGKLEGTVGDIAGDAKSQAAGRFREAKGTAQNLYGQAKDAARDVTDAAADYAKDAYENSGDTFREGTQAIARKVQDNPLGSMLIAGAIGFVLAQWLARPTRRTR, from the coding sequence ATGGAGAACGATCGCATTGCCGGCTCGGCGAAGGAATTCGCCGGTAAGCTCGAGGGCACCGTCGGCGATATCGCCGGCGATGCAAAGAGCCAGGCAGCGGGCCGGTTCCGCGAGGCGAAGGGCACCGCGCAGAACCTGTACGGCCAAGCCAAGGACGCCGCGCGCGACGTTACGGATGCCGCCGCCGACTACGCCAAGGACGCCTATGAGAACAGCGGCGATACCTTCCGCGAGGGCACACAAGCGATCGCCAGGAAGGTGCAGGATAATCCGCTCGGTTCGATGCTGATCGCCGGCGCGATCGGATTTGTGTTGGCGCAATGGCTGGCGCGCCCGACGCGGCGCACGCGATAG
- a CDS encoding sensor histidine kinase — MLEVDLRTDNRPGGAEFHQDFLAAENVSLRLLLAQAEINTRSLLAKAGIDAKEREASDKLQKLILEELHHRIKNTLATVAAIVSQSLRNLQGVEHAQRAIEGRLLALGRAHDLLLQAKWSSADLGTVVRSAIEAFDNPDESKFSITGPDIRMASGAVIAVAMTLNELCTNTTKFGALSVPEGRVDIIWTVDQATQRLHLTWTEKNGPVVQPPAKRSFGTRLIETLGKQLRGDVQLAYASTGFSYTFDVPIAALSTPAT, encoded by the coding sequence ATGCTTGAAGTTGATCTCCGTACGGACAATCGCCCCGGCGGCGCAGAATTCCACCAGGACTTTCTGGCGGCGGAGAATGTCAGCCTGCGACTACTCCTGGCGCAGGCTGAGATCAATACGAGGAGCCTGCTTGCCAAGGCCGGTATCGATGCCAAAGAACGCGAGGCATCCGACAAGCTGCAGAAGCTGATCCTCGAAGAGCTGCATCACCGCATCAAGAACACGCTCGCGACCGTCGCCGCAATCGTCTCCCAGAGCCTGCGCAACCTGCAGGGGGTTGAGCACGCGCAGCGCGCCATCGAGGGCCGGCTCCTGGCACTCGGTCGGGCGCACGATCTCCTTCTGCAGGCAAAATGGTCCAGCGCCGATCTTGGCACGGTCGTTCGCAGCGCCATCGAAGCCTTCGACAATCCCGACGAATCGAAATTCTCGATCACGGGGCCCGATATCCGGATGGCGTCGGGTGCCGTCATCGCCGTCGCGATGACGCTCAACGAGCTTTGCACGAATACCACGAAGTTCGGCGCCCTGTCGGTCCCGGAGGGACGCGTCGACATCATCTGGACGGTGGACCAAGCGACACAACGCTTGCACCTCACCTGGACCGAAAAGAATGGCCCGGTCGTCCAGCCGCCCGCAAAGCGCAGCTTCGGAACACGGCTGATCGAAACCCTGGGCAAGCAGTTGCGGGGTGACGTGCAACTAGCCTATGCGTCGACGGGGTTTTCGTACACGTTCGACGTGCCAATAGCCGCGCTGAGCACCCCGGCCACATAG
- a CDS encoding response regulator — translation MVHDLSRSPAVVLIVEDETMLRMHAVDMVEDAGYTPIEALDTDDAVAILESRSDVALIYTDIQLPGGMDGLGLAHTVHKRWPAIKIILVSGQLNPSSIDLPPCSRFFGKPLQAWQIIAELRSMIGHA, via the coding sequence ATGGTGCACGATCTTTCGCGCAGTCCGGCCGTCGTTCTCATTGTCGAGGACGAGACGATGCTCCGCATGCACGCGGTCGACATGGTGGAAGACGCCGGTTACACGCCGATTGAAGCCCTGGATACCGACGACGCCGTCGCAATCCTGGAATCCAGGTCCGACGTCGCACTCATATACACCGACATTCAGTTGCCCGGCGGCATGGACGGCCTGGGTCTTGCGCATACCGTGCATAAGCGTTGGCCGGCGATCAAGATCATCCTGGTGTCGGGCCAATTGAACCCATCGAGCATCGATCTTCCCCCCTGCAGCAGATTTTTTGGCAAACCACTCCAAGCCTGGCAGATCATAGCTGAGTTACGCAGCATGATTGGTCACGCCTGA
- a CDS encoding DUF1488 domain-containing protein, protein MLRQLIGPDNMIEFPNHSRSYDRTRRAVRFWGHDSAIEASFFINENALKRIQPDIGCDEPGFLRAFDSNRDLICAAAAKMYVRGSRGSYDLVAANF, encoded by the coding sequence GTGCTCCGACAACTGATCGGCCCCGACAACATGATCGAGTTTCCGAACCATAGCCGGTCTTATGACCGCACGCGGCGTGCCGTCCGATTCTGGGGACACGACAGCGCTATTGAGGCATCGTTCTTCATCAACGAAAATGCGCTGAAGCGAATTCAACCGGATATCGGTTGCGATGAGCCGGGCTTCCTCCGCGCATTCGATTCCAATCGTGACTTGATATGCGCCGCCGCTGCCAAGATGTACGTCCGCGGCAGCAGGGGCTCTTACGACCTGGTCGCCGCAAATTTTTGA
- a CDS encoding tyrosine-type recombinase/integrase, giving the protein MTDIRIALSDKAIAQLPTPEDGWYLARDTELKGFFVVVGKRKRTFTVQGDLRQRGKRASSIRVSIGDASELTTRAARAIAKEYLAQISKGQHPKARENGNSEQAATDGNGAVGAATLEQTWQRYLEAHLIRKGRSEKTISGYRDHVERLFSEWLKTPLLDLANDPARVAKKHDQLTKENGPYIANGSMRTLRAIYNHARKTNRSLPRDNPADAVDWNQEERRNTGMGTGDLKGWFFELANLENPIRREFHLLALLCGSRPTALQQARPEHINFRRRTLHIPKPKGGSKRAFDIPLSRQMILCLIRVLRFGRQMQPSQAQKWLFPAESASGHLAETKEDREVLSKWGNDLRQTFRTIATAAGVSEFDAKLLMNHSIPGVNAGYVTRHKLVEDHLRSQQQAISTVVFSALGESLKEHKALINWLGPGASRSTVTQVRLEPNTLGEGQERTQQVA; this is encoded by the coding sequence ATGACCGACATTCGCATTGCTCTCAGCGATAAGGCCATCGCTCAGCTGCCGACTCCTGAAGATGGCTGGTATTTGGCTCGCGACACCGAGTTGAAAGGCTTCTTCGTGGTCGTCGGGAAGCGAAAAAGGACCTTCACTGTTCAAGGTGATCTTAGACAACGAGGAAAGCGGGCCTCCTCCATCAGAGTATCGATCGGTGACGCCAGCGAGTTGACGACCAGGGCAGCCCGCGCGATTGCCAAGGAATATCTTGCTCAGATCAGCAAGGGACAGCACCCGAAAGCGAGGGAGAACGGAAACTCAGAACAAGCCGCGACCGATGGGAATGGTGCTGTAGGGGCCGCTACCCTGGAGCAGACTTGGCAACGCTACCTGGAAGCCCACTTGATCCGAAAAGGCCGTAGCGAGAAAACGATCAGCGGGTATCGCGATCACGTTGAACGCCTCTTTTCGGAATGGCTGAAGACCCCTTTGCTGGATCTTGCGAATGATCCCGCTCGCGTCGCCAAAAAGCATGATCAGCTTACTAAGGAGAACGGTCCCTACATCGCGAATGGCAGCATGCGGACGCTGCGGGCCATCTACAATCATGCGCGGAAGACCAATCGATCGCTGCCGCGTGACAACCCCGCAGATGCTGTCGATTGGAATCAGGAAGAGCGCAGGAATACTGGTATGGGGACCGGCGATTTGAAAGGATGGTTTTTCGAACTGGCCAATCTAGAGAACCCAATCCGGCGCGAATTCCATCTTTTAGCATTGCTGTGTGGATCTAGACCCACCGCCTTGCAGCAGGCCAGACCCGAACACATAAATTTTCGACGGCGTACGCTTCACATCCCAAAGCCCAAAGGAGGCAGCAAGCGAGCGTTCGACATCCCGCTATCTCGGCAAATGATCCTGTGTCTCATTCGGGTGCTTCGTTTCGGCAGGCAAATGCAGCCGTCTCAGGCGCAAAAGTGGTTGTTCCCCGCTGAGAGCGCCTCTGGACACTTAGCGGAAACAAAGGAAGATCGAGAGGTCTTGTCAAAATGGGGCAATGACCTTCGTCAAACATTTCGGACGATTGCGACCGCTGCCGGCGTTTCCGAATTCGATGCTAAGCTCCTCATGAACCATTCTATCCCTGGCGTGAACGCAGGCTATGTCACTCGGCACAAGCTGGTTGAAGACCACCTGCGCAGCCAACAGCAAGCTATCAGTACCGTCGTGTTTTCCGCACTTGGTGAGTCGCTAAAGGAACATAAAGCTCTGATCAATTGGCTCGGTCCCGGGGCTAGCCGAAGCACCGTTACCCAAGTCCGATTGGAGCCAAACACTCTGGGCGAGGGGCAAGAACGAACTCAGCAGGTAGCATGA
- a CDS encoding DUF6894 family protein has product MTRYYFDIRDDAGLWPDEEGLEFDTQQEAEVEAAQSLAGLAREFASIQQDVAVEVRTDIERVFQAAFIFDRSTTKQ; this is encoded by the coding sequence ATGACCCGGTACTACTTCGACATCCGGGACGACGCCGGCCTTTGGCCGGATGAGGAAGGCTTGGAGTTCGATACTCAGCAAGAGGCAGAGGTGGAGGCCGCCCAGTCACTGGCAGGCTTGGCTAGGGAGTTTGCCTCGATACAGCAAGACGTTGCCGTCGAAGTGCGAACGGATATTGAGCGCGTGTTCCAAGCCGCGTTCATCTTCGATAGAAGCACGACGAAGCAGTAG
- a CDS encoding Hsp20/alpha crystallin family protein: protein MAVRDLIPWSRNQELAPARGPHDPFMTLHREMNRMFDDVIRGFGGTGLSPFMEGQFGWPKIELSETDKALTISAELPGMTENDVQIEIANGVLTIRGEKKSEQKDEGRYFTERHYGSFQRQIALEDVEEDRAEASFKNGVLTISLPKSENPRAGVKRIAINKQ, encoded by the coding sequence ATGGCAGTTCGTGATCTCATTCCCTGGTCGAGAAACCAGGAGCTTGCGCCGGCGCGCGGCCCCCACGATCCGTTCATGACGCTGCATCGCGAAATGAACCGAATGTTCGACGATGTCATCCGCGGCTTCGGCGGGACGGGCCTGTCGCCGTTCATGGAAGGGCAATTCGGCTGGCCCAAGATCGAGCTCAGCGAGACCGACAAGGCGCTGACCATCTCGGCCGAGCTTCCCGGCATGACGGAGAATGACGTCCAGATCGAAATCGCGAACGGGGTGCTGACCATCCGAGGCGAGAAAAAGAGCGAGCAGAAGGACGAAGGCAGATACTTCACCGAGCGCCACTACGGCTCGTTCCAGCGGCAGATCGCCCTTGAGGACGTCGAGGAGGACAGGGCCGAGGCGTCGTTCAAGAACGGCGTCCTGACGATCTCCCTCCCGAAGTCCGAGAACCCGCGCGCCGGGGTCAAACGCATCGCGATCAACAAGCAGTAA